Proteins encoded together in one Mycobacterium simiae window:
- a CDS encoding phosphomannomutase/phosphoglucomutase codes for MSRPAATVHRVIKAYDVRGLVGEEIDESLVADVGAAFAALMRGEGATRVAIGHDMRDSSPSLAAAFATGVTGQGLDVVRIGLASTDQLYFASGLLDCPGAMFTASHNPAAYNGIKLCRAGAKPVGADSGLKVITEDLITGVATYDGDRGTVTDRDVLADYGAFLRSLVQTAGLRPLRVAVDAGNGMAGHTAPAVLGTIDSITLLPLYFELDGSFPNHEANPLDPANLLDLQRYVRESGADIGLAFDGDADRCFVVDERGLPVSPSTVTSLVAARELGREIGATVIHNLITSRAVPELVAERGGTPLRSRVGHSYIKALMAETGAIFGGEHSAHYYFRDFWGADSGMLAALYVLAALGEQDRPLSELTADYQRYESSGELNFRVDDAALCVDAVLRSFGSRIHSIDHMDGVTVDLGNGSWFNLRTSNTEPLLRLNAEGRTAEDVEAMIAHISAEITAQVRADESVP; via the coding sequence ATGTCTCGGCCCGCGGCGACCGTCCACCGAGTCATCAAGGCGTATGACGTTCGCGGACTGGTCGGCGAAGAGATCGACGAGTCGCTGGTCGCCGATGTCGGCGCCGCGTTCGCCGCGCTGATGCGCGGGGAAGGCGCGACCCGCGTGGCGATCGGTCACGACATGCGGGACAGTTCGCCGTCGCTGGCGGCCGCCTTCGCCACCGGCGTCACCGGACAAGGCCTAGACGTCGTGCGGATCGGGCTGGCGTCTACCGATCAGCTGTATTTCGCCTCCGGTTTGCTGGACTGCCCCGGCGCGATGTTCACCGCCAGCCACAATCCCGCCGCCTACAACGGCATCAAGCTCTGCCGGGCCGGCGCGAAACCCGTCGGAGCGGACAGCGGGCTGAAGGTCATCACCGAGGATCTGATCACCGGAGTCGCAACCTATGACGGCGACCGCGGGACCGTCACCGACCGCGACGTGCTCGCCGACTACGGCGCGTTTCTGCGTTCGCTGGTGCAGACCGCCGGACTGCGTCCGCTGCGGGTAGCGGTGGACGCCGGCAACGGCATGGCCGGCCACACCGCACCGGCGGTGCTGGGCACGATCGACTCGATCACCTTGTTGCCGTTGTATTTCGAGCTGGACGGTTCGTTCCCCAATCACGAGGCCAACCCGCTGGATCCGGCCAATCTGCTGGACTTGCAGCGCTATGTGCGTGAGTCCGGGGCCGACATCGGGTTGGCTTTCGACGGCGACGCCGACCGCTGCTTCGTGGTCGACGAGCGCGGCCTGCCGGTGTCCCCGTCGACGGTGACGAGCCTGGTGGCCGCCCGCGAACTGGGCCGGGAGATCGGTGCTACCGTCATCCACAATTTGATCACCTCGCGAGCGGTGCCCGAACTGGTCGCCGAGCGCGGCGGCACACCGCTGCGGTCGCGGGTCGGGCACTCCTATATCAAGGCGCTGATGGCCGAGACCGGCGCGATCTTCGGCGGCGAGCATTCGGCACACTACTATTTCCGTGACTTCTGGGGCGCCGACTCGGGCATGCTGGCGGCGCTATACGTGCTGGCCGCCCTGGGCGAGCAGGACCGGCCGCTGTCGGAGCTGACCGCGGACTACCAGCGCTACGAGTCCTCCGGTGAACTCAACTTCCGGGTAGACGACGCCGCACTATGCGTGGACGCGGTGTTGAGGTCCTTCGGTAGCCGCATCCACTCCATCGATCACATGGACGGGGTGACAGTGGATTTGGGCAACGGCAGCTGGTTCAATCTGCGTACCTCCAACACCGAGCCGTTGCTGCGGCTCAACGCGGAGGGGCGCACCGCCGAAGACGTGGAGGCGATGATCGCCCACATCAGTGCCGAGATCACCGCGCAAGTGCGGGCGGACGAGAGCGTGCCGTGA
- a CDS encoding DUF3499 domain-containing protein: MNVPRRCCRPGCPHYAVATLTFVYSDSTAVVGPLATAREPHSWDLCVGHAGRITAPRGWDLVRHAGPLNYEPTNPDEDDLVALADAVRERGSGQGALPYAGATGTPLNGFAPDPHLHPTGTQATAPSSTVYAAPEKRSGRRRGHLRVLPDPSD; this comes from the coding sequence GTGAACGTTCCCCGTCGCTGCTGTCGGCCCGGGTGCCCGCATTACGCCGTGGCGACTTTGACGTTCGTGTACTCGGACTCGACGGCGGTCGTAGGACCGCTGGCGACCGCGCGCGAACCGCATTCGTGGGACTTGTGCGTCGGTCACGCGGGCCGAATCACCGCACCCCGCGGGTGGGATCTGGTCCGCCACGCTGGGCCGCTCAACTACGAGCCCACCAATCCCGACGAGGACGACTTGGTCGCCCTGGCCGACGCGGTGCGCGAACGCGGCTCGGGTCAGGGGGCGCTGCCGTACGCCGGCGCGACCGGCACACCGTTGAACGGCTTTGCCCCCGATCCCCATCTCCATCCCACCGGCACCCAGGCCACTGCGCCGAGCAGCACCGTGTACGCCGCACCCGAGAAACGGTCCGGACGCCGGCGCGGTCATCTTCGGGTGTTGCCCGATCCTTCGGACTAG
- a CDS encoding metallopeptidase family protein, with protein sequence MRGPLLPPTVPGWRSRAERFDMAVLEAYEPIERRWQSRVSDLDVAVDEIPRIAAKDPDSVQWPPEVVADGPIALARLIPAGVDVRGNATRARIVLFRKPIERRAKDSVELGELLHEILVAQVAIYLDVEPTVIDPTIDDE encoded by the coding sequence ATGCGCGGTCCTTTGCTGCCGCCGACGGTGCCGGGATGGCGCAGCCGGGCCGAGCGTTTCGACATGGCGGTGCTGGAGGCCTACGAGCCGATCGAGCGGCGGTGGCAGTCGCGGGTGTCCGACCTCGATGTGGCGGTCGATGAGATTCCGCGGATCGCCGCGAAGGATCCGGACAGCGTGCAGTGGCCACCGGAGGTGGTGGCCGACGGGCCGATCGCGTTAGCTCGGTTGATCCCGGCCGGTGTGGATGTGCGCGGCAACGCAACACGAGCGCGAATTGTGTTGTTTCGTAAGCCCATTGAGCGGCGCGCTAAAGATTCGGTCGAACTCGGCGAGTTATTGCATGAAATACTGGTGGCCCAGGTGGCGATCTATCTCGACGTCGAACCTACCGTCATCGACCCGACGATCGACGACGAATAA
- a CDS encoding FAD-dependent oxidoreductase, whose amino-acid sequence MVIGASIAGLSAAKVLSERYSRVSVYERDELPDMPAHRATIPQDRHLHLLMARGATEFDTLFPGLLTDMVAAGVPMLENRPDCIHLGAAGHVLGTGHTLRDEFTAYVPSRPHLEWQLRNRVRDIDNVTLARRSVAEPRFDPRRQRVTGVLLDPADGAAEPEFVPADLVVDAAGRGTRLPVWLQQWGFHRPVEQTMDIGINYASHQFRIPEGLIAEKVVVVGASHDKSLGMGMLCYEDGTWVLTTFGVANVKPPTTFPEMVALAIELLPAHFTDALNRAEPLGAPAFHAFPASRWRRYDKLDRFPAGIVPFGDAVASFNPTFGQGMTMTSLQAGHLRRALQSPEQDLAGVLNRATAKTTFPVWTMNAIGDVTFHHAGTPGPIPWWWRPSGALFDQFLGAAETEPVLAEWFLRRFSLLDSLYMVPPPRIIGRAMTHNLRLWLGERRESRRAATTPKPAVTDPRSP is encoded by the coding sequence GTGGTAATCGGAGCCAGCATCGCTGGATTGAGCGCGGCAAAGGTGCTCTCGGAGCGGTATTCCCGCGTCAGCGTCTACGAGCGCGACGAACTGCCGGACATGCCGGCACACCGGGCGACGATTCCGCAGGATCGGCATCTGCATCTGCTGATGGCCCGGGGGGCCACGGAGTTCGACACGTTGTTTCCCGGCCTACTCACGGACATGGTGGCCGCCGGGGTGCCGATGCTGGAAAACCGGCCGGATTGCATCCACCTCGGCGCGGCCGGCCATGTGTTGGGAACGGGGCACACGCTACGCGACGAATTCACCGCTTACGTGCCCAGCCGGCCACATCTGGAGTGGCAGCTGCGCAACCGCGTCCGCGATATCGACAACGTCACCCTGGCCCGGCGCTCGGTGGCCGAACCACGATTCGACCCGCGACGCCAGCGAGTCACCGGCGTCCTGCTGGATCCCGCTGACGGCGCAGCCGAACCGGAGTTCGTGCCCGCCGACCTCGTCGTCGACGCGGCCGGTCGCGGCACCCGACTGCCGGTGTGGTTGCAGCAGTGGGGATTTCACCGCCCAGTCGAGCAGACGATGGACATCGGCATCAACTACGCCAGTCACCAGTTCCGGATCCCGGAGGGACTGATCGCCGAAAAAGTGGTGGTGGTCGGCGCCTCGCACGACAAGTCACTCGGGATGGGGATGCTGTGCTACGAGGACGGCACGTGGGTGCTGACCACGTTCGGTGTGGCCAACGTCAAGCCGCCGACGACGTTCCCGGAGATGGTTGCGCTGGCCATCGAGCTGTTGCCAGCGCATTTCACCGACGCCCTCAATCGGGCCGAACCCCTTGGCGCGCCGGCATTTCACGCCTTTCCAGCCAGCCGATGGCGCCGGTACGACAAGCTGGACCGTTTCCCGGCCGGGATCGTGCCGTTCGGCGACGCCGTGGCTAGTTTCAATCCCACGTTCGGACAGGGCATGACCATGACGTCGCTGCAGGCCGGCCATCTGCGGCGGGCCTTGCAATCCCCGGAGCAAGACCTGGCTGGTGTGCTGAACCGGGCTACCGCCAAGACCACCTTTCCGGTGTGGACGATGAACGCGATCGGCGATGTCACCTTCCACCACGCCGGCACGCCGGGGCCGATCCCATGGTGGTGGCGTCCGTCGGGGGCCCTGTTCGACCAATTCCTCGGCGCCGCCGAAACCGAACCCGTTCTCGCCGAATGGTTTCTGCGTCGGTTCTCGCTGCTGGACAGCCTCTATATGGTTCCGCCGCCGCGGATCATCGGCCGCGCGATGACCCACAACCTGCGGCTGTGGCTGGGCGAACGCCGGGAGTCGCGGCGCGCCGCCACCACACCGAAACCGGCCGTCACAGACCCACGGTCGCCCTGA
- the manA gene encoding mannose-6-phosphate isomerase, class I — MELLRGVVRTYAWGSRTDIAEFTGRPVPAAHPEAELWFGAHPGDPAWLETETGDVSLLEAVTADPEGQLGSASRDRFGDVLPFLVKVLAADEPLSLQAHPSAEQAIEGYLREEKLGIPVNSPVRNYRDTSHKPELLVALHSFEALAGFRQSARTIDLLRALAVTDLDPYIELLNDQSDADGLRALFTTWITAPQPDIDVLVSAVIDGAINYVSSGATEFAAEAKTVLELGERYPGDAGVLASLLLNRISLAAGEALFIPAGNLHTYLRGFAVEVMANSDNVLRGGLTPKHVDVPELLRVLDFAPTAEKQLRPQIRRDELAVVYDTPADEFAVALLTLDGEHLGHEVDARSGGDGPQILLCAEGAATVHGKSGSLELRRGMAAWVAADDGPVGLVAHEPAKVFRATVGL; from the coding sequence GTGGAATTGCTTCGCGGTGTGGTGCGCACGTACGCCTGGGGGTCGCGGACCGACATCGCCGAATTCACCGGGCGTCCCGTCCCCGCGGCCCACCCGGAGGCCGAGCTGTGGTTCGGCGCGCATCCGGGTGACCCGGCCTGGTTGGAAACCGAGACGGGCGACGTCTCGTTGCTCGAGGCGGTGACCGCCGACCCGGAGGGGCAGCTCGGCTCCGCCTCACGTGACAGATTCGGCGACGTGCTGCCGTTCCTGGTCAAGGTGCTCGCAGCCGACGAACCGTTGTCGTTGCAGGCACATCCGAGCGCCGAGCAGGCCATCGAGGGCTACCTGCGCGAGGAGAAGCTGGGCATCCCGGTCAACTCGCCGGTCCGCAACTACCGCGACACCTCGCACAAGCCCGAACTGTTGGTGGCACTTCACTCATTCGAGGCGCTCGCCGGTTTTCGTCAGTCCGCCCGCACCATCGACCTGCTGCGCGCGCTGGCCGTGACCGACCTCGATCCCTACATCGAATTGCTGAACGACCAGTCCGACGCCGATGGCCTGCGGGCGCTGTTCACCACCTGGATCACCGCGCCACAGCCCGATATCGACGTGCTGGTGTCCGCCGTGATCGACGGCGCCATCAACTACGTCAGCTCCGGCGCAACGGAATTCGCGGCCGAAGCCAAGACGGTACTCGAACTTGGCGAGCGCTACCCCGGAGACGCCGGGGTGCTGGCCTCGCTGCTGCTGAACCGGATCAGCCTGGCCGCGGGGGAGGCGCTGTTCATCCCGGCCGGCAATCTGCACACCTACTTGCGCGGATTTGCCGTCGAGGTGATGGCGAACTCCGACAACGTGTTACGCGGCGGGCTGACCCCCAAGCACGTCGACGTGCCCGAGTTGCTGCGGGTGCTGGACTTCGCGCCCACCGCCGAGAAGCAGCTGCGGCCGCAGATCCGCCGAGATGAGTTGGCGGTTGTCTACGACACGCCGGCCGACGAGTTCGCGGTCGCGCTGCTGACCCTCGACGGTGAGCATCTGGGCCACGAAGTCGACGCCCGGTCGGGCGGCGACGGCCCGCAGATCCTGTTGTGCGCCGAGGGCGCTGCCACGGTGCACGGGAAATCTGGTTCGCTCGAGTTGCGGCGCGGCATGGCGGCCTGGGTCGCGGCCGACGACGGGCCGGTCGGGTTGGTGGCACATGAGCCCGCCAAGGTGTTCAGGGCGACCGTGGGTCTGTGA